The Aethina tumida isolate Nest 87 chromosome 6, icAetTumi1.1, whole genome shotgun sequence genome has a segment encoding these proteins:
- the LOC109602426 gene encoding acetyl-CoA carboxylase isoform X1, which yields MIDGQLVFAAITIVLVFILAFFKGLFSVFDKSPEPAPETPENQQGETREETMAEQKEGAWILGDEDKERYDGFPEIGEMVDNAPPSAPSDGQGGLGGLSAFHQQALIEKRKTLKPSMSQGTVMLHNRLQEKDFTVATPEEFVKRFNGTRVINKVLIANNGIAAVKCMRSIRRWSYEMFKNERAVRFVVMVTPEDLKANAEYIKMADHYVPVPGGTNNNNYANVELIVDIAVRLQVQAVWAGWGHASENPKLPELLHKNNICFIGPSEKAMWALGDKIASSIVAQTAEVPTLPWSGSELKAQYTGKKIKISSELFAKGCVQTAEQGLIAAQKIGFPVMIKASEGGGGKGIRKVENADDFPAAFRQVQTEIPGSPIFVMKLAKCARHLEVQLLADNYGNAISLFGRDCSIQRRHQKIIEEAPAVIAEPDVFEQMEKAAVRLAKMVGYISAGTVEYLYDTSGHYYFLELNPRLQVEHPCTEMVSDVNLPAAQLQIAMGLPLHFIKDIRLLYGESPWGTSEIDFDQPRHKPQPWGHVIAARITSENPDEGFKPSSGTVQELNFRSSKNVWGYFSVAASGGLHEFADSQFGHCFSWGENREQARENLVIALKELSIRGDFRTTVEYLITLLETKSFQDNTIDTAWLDILIQSRVQSEKPDVMLGVICGSLHIADKSIGTAFQEFQNSLERGQIQGSNTLTNVLDVELIHDGNKYKVQATKSGPNTYFLQMNGSFKEIELHRLSDGGMLLSVDGASFTTYMKEEVDRYRIVIGNQTCIFEKENDPTILRSPSAGKLLNFLVEDGGHVNKGQAYAEIEVMKMVMTLTSTESGSVFYTKRPGAVLDAGAIIASLELDDPSLVVKAQLYKGPFPELDVSQPMVSEKLNHMHNSYKSILENTLAGYCLPDPYNVPRLREVIEKFMSSLRDPSLPLLELQEVMATISGRIPIAVEKKIRKLMSLYERNITSVLAQFPSQQIASVIDSHAASMQKRSDRDGFFLATEGIVQLVQRYRNGIRGRMKAAVQEILKQYYQVESQFQQGSYDKCVSLLRDKHNDDMLAVTNTIFSHCQVAKKNLLITMLIDHLWSNEPGLTDELAAALTELTSLNRSEHSRVALRARQVLIAAHQPAYELRHNQMESIFLSAVDMYGHDFHPENLQKLIMSETSIFDILHDFFYHTNRAVCNAALEVYVRRAYVSYDITCLQHLELSGEVPVVHFQFMLPPSHPNRLIKLDALQESSVEGESNIRVIDTFQRTGCVAAFDNFHSFEQYADEILDLIEDFASPATINPKDLIAVESGSESRNSTSINVSITNDGIRAIPEDRNVIQEPIHILLVGIKDRGECDDSTMSRQFGKFCAKHREELMSRGIRRITFAALKRKQFPKFFTYRAKDDFIEDRIYRHLEPACAFQLELNRMMRTYNLEALPTANQKMHLYLGKAKGAPGKEVTDYRFFIRSLIRHSDLITKEASFEYLQNEGERVLLEAMDELEVAFSHPHSKRTDCNHIFLNFMPTVIMDPAKIEEAVTGMVMRYGPRLWKLRVLQAEIKVIIRPSPNAETTTIRLCLANDSGYYLDINMYTEEVDPDTGIIKFKAYGTKQGPMHGLPISTPYLAKDYLQQKRFQAQSVGTTYVYDFPEMFRQMVDLEWKNYSRQRMSEAITIPDKLMDFVELILDPESETRLIEQKRVPGENNVGMVAWRLTLYTPEYPEGRDIIVIANDITYLIGSFGPREDKVFGLASEIARELGIPRIYISANSGARIGLAEEVKGLFKIAWEDNNEIDKGYRYLYLTPEDYAKLSAQNSVKAVLIEDEGESRYKITDIVGKDDGLGVENLKYAGMIAGETSKAYREIVTISMVSCRAIGIGSYLVRLGQRVIQIENSHIILTGYQALNKLLGREVYASNNQLGGIQINYNNGVSHKTEHSDLDGIHTILHWLSYIPKDMKSPVPIVNPVDPIDREIQFVPTKAPYDPRWMLEGRPSPSDPDVWESGFFDKDSWSEIMRPWAQTVVAGRARLGGIPVGVVAVETRTVELKLPADPANLDSEAKTVSQAGQVWFPDSAYKTAQAIQDFSREGLPLMIFANWRGFSGGMKDMYEQVMKFGAMIVDGLEQYKQPIIIYIPPNGELRGGAWAVVDPTINPRYMEMYADPDSRGGVLEPEGIVEIKFRKKDLIKAIHRLDPVVKELDDKLKALNSQTQTPRERSSSITAATEKPVKPKEVQDLEKQIAERENLVLPMYHQVSIHFADLHDTPERMLEKSAIHDIVPWRKARTNLYWRLRRLLLQDRVIKNLPVGQGESMLRRWFIEDKGASEGYKWDNNQVVVQWLQEQLERPGGESMINYNLHCVKRDAFIKQIISFVEDCQDIALDAVVAIIEKLNDSQKAEVIKTISQVGGIEYYQSSKKDCPDMALDAVVSLIDKLNDSQKADVIKTLTQQQQ from the exons ATGATTGACGGGCAATTAGTTTTCGCCGCGATTACGATTGTTCTTGTGTTCATATTGGCGTTCTTCAAGGGACTTTTCTCCGTGTTCGACA aGAGTCCGGAACCCGCGCCGGAAACACCAGAAAACCAACAGGGAGAGACACGAGAAGAAACGATGGCGGAACAGAAGGAGGGCGCGTGGATATTGGGGGACGAGGACAAGGAACGATACGACGGCTTCCCCGAGATCGGCGAGATGGTGGACAACGCGCCGCCGAGCGCCCCGTCCGACGGCCAGGGCGGACTGGGCGGCCTGTCCGCCTTCCACCAGCAAGCCCTGATCGAGAAACGAAAGACGCTCAA ACCGTCGATGTCCCAAGGCACGGTGATGCTCCACAACCGCCTGCAAGAGAAGGACTTCACCGTCGCGACGCCCGAGGAGTTCGTGAAACGCTTCAACGGCACCCGCGTCATCAACAAGGTGCTGATCGCCAACAACGGCATCGCCGCCGTCAAGTGCATGCGTTCCATCCGCCGCTGGTCCTACGAGATGTTCAAGAACGAGAGGGCGGTGCGGTTCGTCGTCATGGTCACGCCGGAAGATCTGAAGGCGAACGCCGAGTACATTAAAATGGCGGACCACTACGTGCCGGTGCCCGGCGGCACCAACAACAACAACTACGCCAACGTCGAGCTGATCGTGGACATCGCCGTCAGGCTTCAGGTTCAGGCGGTGTGGGCCGGATGGGGACACGCCTCCGAGAACCCGAAGCTGCCCGAGCTGCTGCACAAGAACAATATTTGCTTCATTGGGCCCTCGGAGAAGGCTATGTGGGCGTTGGGCGACAAAATCGCCTCGTCCATCGTGGCTCAGACGGCTGAGGTACCGACCCTTCCTTGGTCAGGATCAG AATTGAAGGCCCAATACACggggaagaaaattaaaatatcatcgGAACTGTTCGCCAAGGGTTGCGTTCAAACGGCTGAGCAAGGTTTGATTGCTGCACAAAAAATTGGCTTTCCTGTCATGATTAAAGCCTCAGAAGGAGGTGGTGGTAAAGGTATCAGAAAGGTCGAAAACGCTGATGACTTCCCTGCAGCCTTCAGACAG GTACAAACAGAAATCCCCGGTTCACCCATTTTCGTAATGAAACTGGCGAAATGCGCCCGCCATTTAGAAGTACAACTCCTGGCCGACAACTATGGAAACGCCATCTCCCTCTTCGGCAGAGATTGTTCCATCCAACGTCGTCACCAAAAGATCATCGAAGAAGCCCCCGCCGTCATCGCCGAGCCCGACGTCTTCGAACAAATGGAAAAGGCCGCCGTGCGTTTGGCCAAAATGGTCGGCTACATATCCGCCGGTACTGTAGAGTACCTGTACGACACATCCGGTCACTACTACTTCCTGGAGTTGAACCCCAGGTTGCAGGTGGAGCATCCCTGTACGGAGATGGTGTCGGACGTTAACTTACCGGCCGCACAACTACAA ATCGCCATGGGTCTGCCCCTACATTTCATAAAAGACATCCGTCTATTGTACGGCGAATCCCCGTGGGGCACCAGCGAAATAGACTTCGACCAACCACGTCACAAGCCCCAACCGTGGGGACACGTCATAGCAGCCCGTATCACCTCCGAAAACCCCGACGAAGGATTCAAACCTAGCTCCGGTACCGTCCAAGAGTTGAACTTCAGGTCATCCAAGAACGTTTGGGGTTACTTCTCTGTGGCGGCCAGCGGTGGCTTGCACGAGTTCGCCGACTCCCAGTTCGGTCATTGTTTCTCCTGGGGCGAGAACAGAGAACAAGCCAGAGAAAACTTGGTAATAGCCCTTAAAGAACTGTCCATTAGGGGTGACTTCAGGACAACGGTCGAGTATCTGATCACCCTGTTGGAAACCAAGAGTTTCCAGGACAACACCATTGATACAGCTTGGCTGGACATCCTGATTCAATCCAGGGTGCAGTCGGAGAAGCCGGACGTGATGTTGGGTGTCATCTGTGGGTCCCTCCACATTGCAGACAAGTCTATCGGTACTGCCTTCCAGGAGTTCCAAAACTCGCTTGAAAGGGGGCAAATTCAAGGCAGTAACACCCTCACCAACGTCTTAGATGTTGAGTTAATCCACGACGGCAACAAGTACAAAGTACAGGCCACCAAGAGTGGCCCCAACACCTACTTCCTGCAAATGAACGGCTCATTTAAGGAGATCGAGCTGCACAGGCTTAGCGACGGTGGAATGTTGTTGAGCGTGGACGGGGCTTCGTTCACGACTTACATGAAGGAAGAGGTGGACAGGTACCGTATCGTAATCGGCAATCAGACCTGTATTTTCGAAAAGGAGAACGACCCAACCATCCTACGTTCACCTTCAGCTGGTAAACTTCTTAACTTCTTGGTTGAAGACGGTGGACACGTCAATAAAGGCCAAGCTTACGCTGAAATCGAAGTCATGAAGATGGTTATGACCTTAACATCAACGGAAAGTGGCTCAGTCTTCTACACCAAACGTCCTGGTGCTGTTTTGGATGCCGGAGCCATAATTGCCAGTTTGGAACTGGATGACCCAAGTCTCGTGGTCAAGGCTCAGTTGTACAAGGGACCGTTCCCCGAATTGGACGTGTCCCAGCCCATGGTTTCAGAGAAGTTGAACCACATGCACAACAGTTACAAGAGCATTTTGGAGAACACCTTGGCTGGTTACTGCCTGCCTGATCCCTACAACGTACCACGTCTACGTGAGGTTATTGAAAAGTTCATGTCTTCACTCAGAGATCCCAGTCTTCCTCTGCTGGAGTTGCAGGAAGTTATGGCCACAATTTCCGGCCGTATTCCCATAGCTGTCGAAAAGAAGATCAGGAAACTCATGTCTTTGTACGAAAGGAACATTACGTCAGTTTTGGCCCAGTTCCCGAGTCAGCAAATTGCTAGCGTCATCGATTCACACGCAGCCAGCATGCAGAAACGTTCAGACAGGGACGGCTTCTTCCTGGCCACTGAAGGTATAGTGCAGCTCGTACAACGCTACAGAAACGGCATTAGAGGCAGGATGAAGGCCGCCGTCCAGGAGATCCTCAAGCAGTACTACCAAGTCGAATCCCAGTTCCAGCAAGGCTCGTACGACAAGTGCGTCTCCTTGTTGCGTGACAAGCACAACGACGACATGTTGGCCGTCACCAACACCATTTTCTCCCATTGCCAGGTGGCCAAAAAGAACCTCCTGATCACCATGCTGATCGACCACTTGTGGAGCAACGAACCCGGCCTCACCGACGAGCTGGCGGCCGCCCTAACTGAACTCACCAGTCTGAACCGCAGTGAGCACTCACGAGTGGCCCTCCGTGCCCGCCAGGTACTGATCGCCGCCCACCAACCCGCCTACGAGCTGCGCCACAACCAAATGGAGAGCATATTCTTGAGCGCCGTCGATATGTACGGCCACGACTTCCACCCGGAGAACCTGCAGAAGTTGATCATGTCCGAGACTTCTATTTTCGATATATTGCACGACTTCTTCTACCACACCAACAGGGCTGTGTGCAACGCCGCCTTGGAGGTGTACGTGCGCCGTGCCTACGTCTCGTACGACATCACCTGTCTGCAACACTTGGAGCTCAGCGGAGAAGTACCGGTGGTACACTTCCAGTTCATGTTGCCTCCCTCTCATCCCAATCGCCTTATCAAATTAGATGCCCTTCAAGAGTCGTCTGTGGAAGGCGAATCCAATATTAGGGTCATCGACACCTTCCAACGTACCGGATGTGTGGCCGCCTTCGACAACTTCCACAGCTTCGAGCAGTACGCCGACGAAATCCTGGACCTGATCGAGGACTTCGCCAGTCCCGCCACCATTAACCCCAAGGACTTGATTGCGGTTGAGTCCGGCTCCGAGTCCAGGAACAGCACGTCCATAAACGTGAGCATCACCAACGACGGTATCCGGGCCATACCGGAAGACAGGAACGTCATACAAGAGCCAATCCACATCCTGCTGGTCGGCATCAAGGACCGTGGCGAATGCGACGACTCCACCATGTCCAGGCAGTTCGGCAAGTTCTGCGCCAAGCACCGCGAGGAGCTCATGTCCAGAGGCATCAGACGCATCACCTTCGCCGCCCTGAAACGCAAGCAGTTCCCCAAGTTCTTCACCTACAGAGCTAAGGACGACTTCATCGAGGACAGGATTTACCGCCACTTGGAGCCAGCCTGCGCCTTCCAATTGGAACTGAACAGAATGATGAGGACCTACAACTTGGAGGCCTTACCCACCGCCAACCAAAAGATGCACTTATACCTCGGCAAAGCAAAAGGCGCCCCCGGCAAAGAAGTCACGGATTACAGGTTCTTCATTCGCAGCTTGATCCGCCATTCGGATTTGATCACCAAAGAAGCTTCGTTCGAGTACTTGCAGAACGAAGGAGAGCGCGTACTGTTGGAGGCCATGGATGAACTGGAGGTCGCCTTTTCGCACCCCCACAGCAAGCGCACTGATTGCAACCACATCTTCCTCAACTTCATGCCCACCGTCATCATGGACCCGGCTAAGATCGAAGAAGCTGTCACCGGCATGGTCATGCGTTACGGCCCCAGGCTATGGAAGCTTAGGGTACTGCAGGCTGAGATCAAGGTGATCATCAGGCCTTCACCTAACGCAGAAACCACCACCATCAGATTGTGCCTGGCCAACGACAGCGGGTACTACCTGGACATCAACATGTACACCGAAGAAGTTGACCCCGACACTGGCATT ATTAAATTCAAGGCGTACGGTACGAAGCAGGGACCAATGCACGGACTACCAATCTCCACCCCCTACCTGGCCAAAGACTATCTGCAACAGAAGCGTTTCCAGGCCCAATCAGTCGGTACCACCTACGTGTACGATTTCCCTGAAATGTTCCGCCAAATGGTGGACCTGGAATGGAAGAACTACAGTCGCCAACGCATGTCCGAAGCCATCACCATTCCGGACAAACTCATGGACTTTGTCGAGCTCATTTTGGATCCAGAGTCCGAGACTAGGTTGATTGAACAGAAGAGAGTACCAGGCGAGAACAACGTGGGTATGGTGGCATGGAGGTTGACCCTGTACACACCCGAATATCCCGAAGGTCGTGACATCATTGTGATCGCCAACGATATTACTTATCTCATTGGTTCCTTCGGACCAAGAGAAGACAAGGTCTTCGGACTGGCCAGCGAGATTGCCCGTGAGTTGGGTATTCCCAGGATTTACATCTCGGCCAACTCTGGTGCTAGAATCGGCCTGGCTGAGGAAGTTAAAGGGTTGTTCAAGATCGCGTGGGAGGACAACAACGAAATCGACAAGGGTTACAGGTATTTGTACTTGACGCCTGAGGACTACGCCAAGCTGAGTGCCCAGAACTCCGTGAAGGCTGTGCTGATTGAGGATGAAGGGGAGTCGCGTTACAAAATCACCGACATTGTGGGCAAAGATGATGGTTTAGGTGTGGAGAACTTGAAGTACGCCGGTATGATCGCCGGTGAAACCAGCAAGGCGTACAGAGAAATCGTCACCATCTCCATGGTTTCATGCAGGGCTATTGGTATTGGTTCGTACTTGGTGCGTCTTGGACAAAGGGTAATTCAAATTGAAAACTCGCACATTATTCTCACCGGTTATCAAGCCTTGAACAAACTGTTGGGTAGGGAAGTGTACGCCTCCAACAACCAACTGGGAGGTATCCAAATCAACTACAACAACGGTGTGTCACACAAAACTGAACACAGCGATCTGGATGGTATCCACACAATATTGCATTGGCTCTCTTACATTCCCAAAGACATGAAGTCACCGGTACCGATAGTAAACCCGGTGGATCCCATCGACAGAGAAATCCAATTCGTACCCACCAAAGCGCCGTACGACCCCAGATGGATGCTGGAAGGAAGACCGTCACCCAGTGACCCAGACGTTTGGGAGTCGGGCTTCTTCGACAAGGACTCTTGGTCGGAAATCATGCGCCCGTGGGCCCAGACTGTGGTGGCCGGACGTGCCCGCCTGGGAGGTATTCCAGTGGGTGTGGTGGCTGTGGAAACGCGTACCGTGGAGCTGAAGCTACCCGCCGATCCCGCCAATTTGGATTCCGAGGCCAAGACCGTGTCCCAGGCTGGTCAAGTCTGGTTCCCAGACTCAGCTTACAAGACGGCTCAGGCCATCCAGGACTTCTCCCGTGAGGGCTTGCCTTTGATGATCTTCGCCAACTGGAGAGGTTTCAGTGGTGGTATGAAGGACATGTACGAACAAGTTATGAAGTTCGGTGCTATGATCGTGGACGGTTTGGAACAGTACAAGCAGCCGATTATCATCTACATACCTCCCAACGGTGAGCTGAGAGGTGGAGCCTGGGCTGTGGTGGACCCGACCATCAACCCCAGATACATGGAGATGTACGCCGACCCGGACAGCAGAGGTGGCGTCCTCGAGCCCGAGGGTATCGTAGAAATCAAGTTCAGGAAGAAGGACTTGATCAAGGCGATCCACAGGTTGGATCCGGTGGTCAAAGAGTTGGACGACAAGTTGAAGGCGTTGAACAGTCAGACGCAAACACCGAGGGAACGATCATCCAGCATAACGGCAGCCACCGAAAAGCCGGTGAAGCCCAAAGAAGTTCAGGATTTGGAGAAGCAGATTGCCGAAAGGGAAAATTTGGTTCTTCCAATGTACCATCAAGTGTCCATTCACTTCGCCGACTTGCACGACACTCCGGAAAGGATGTTGGAGAAGTCGGCCATCCACGACATCGTTCCATGGAGGAAGGCCAGGACGAATCTTTATTGGCGTTTGAGGAGGCTGTTGCTCCAAGACAGGGTTATCAAGAATTTACCAGTGGGACAAGGAGAAAGTATGTTAAGGAGGTGGTTTATCGAAGACAAGGGTGCTTCTGAGGGGTACAAATGGGACAACAACCAGGTCGTGGTCCAATGGTTGCAGGAACAACTCGAAAGACCTGGCGGTGAATCGATGATCAACTACAACTTACACTGCGTCAAGAGGGACGCTTTCATCAAACAAATCATATCGTTTGTTGag GATTGTCAGGACATTGCTTTGGATGCTGTGGTGGCGATAATTGAAAAACTGAACGACAGTCAGAAAGCTGAAGTGATCAAAACCATCAGTCAAGTTGGAGGAATTGAATATTACCAGTCTTCTAAAAAG gaTTGTCCAGATATGGCTCTGGATGCAGTAGTTTCATTAATTGACAAACTGAATGATAGTCAAAAAGCCGATGTGATCAAAACACTAACCCAACAACAACAATGA